One stretch of Glandiceps talaboti chromosome 7, keGlaTala1.1, whole genome shotgun sequence DNA includes these proteins:
- the LOC144438019 gene encoding putative N-acetyltransferase camello gives MTSKSNLTSDKGKVVVREFTTADEERAKALFRSGMTGHTVGLVEASLHKVLTWIILTSAMVMSWWFSQSISVVFVTALVLMLLVYLLCYCVFTKYCSGRLSTDLKDIKKYYMDVPRHYFWVGEHNGKLVGTVSLRQAEKDVDTAELMTMSVDKECRHLGIGGKLVNAVIEFAIQNNYRKLILETLSIMKPARRLYERKGFKLSYIDNTFFLACPIDICRYSIELCEHKTKEE, from the coding sequence atgacgTCCAAATCCAACCTTACTAGCGACAAGGGTAAAGTGGTTGTCCGAGAATTTACAACTGCAGATGAAGAACGTGCCAAAGCTCTCTTCAGGTCGGGGATGACAGGACACACTGTTGGCTTAGTGGAAGCGTCTTTACACAAGGTTTTGACATGGATAATACTTACATCGGCTATGGTGATGTCCTGGTGGTTTTCGCAGTCTATTTCCGTTGTTTTCGTCACTGCTCTGGTTCTCATGCTATTGGTATATCTACTCTGTTACTGTGTGTTTACAAAATATTGCTCTGGGCGCCTCTCAACCGACCTTAAGGATATCAAGAAATATTACATGGATGTACCACGACATTACTTCTGGGTTGGTGAACACAACGGAAAGTTAGTCGGTACAGTCTCTTTGCGGCAAGCCGAGAAGGATGTTGATACCGCGGAGCTGATGACAATGAGTGTTGATAAGGAATGTCGGCATTTAGGAATCGGGGGTAAACTAGTCAATGCTGTGATAGAATTTGCCATTCAAAATAACTATCGCAAACTAATTCTAGAGACATTGTCTATAATGAAACCTGCAAGAAGATTATATGAAAGAAAGGGATTTAAGCTGTCTTATATTGATAATACATTCTTTTTAGCTTGTCCAATTGATATCTGTAGATACTCAATTGAATTGTGTGAACATAAAACAAAGGAAGAATGA